A window of Hymenobacter aerilatus contains these coding sequences:
- a CDS encoding carboxy terminal-processing peptidase, protein MSSPRLKIGLYASLVMAIFVLASYKLYQRNDATAPQKDDVLIKVMLSGLNIAHYQPEKIDDTFSKRVFDLYLKRIDVNKKFLLKSDVAQLSKYQSDIDDQVKRGSHEFLDMSTQLMDQRVKDIQALYRDILTKPFDFTVEEKMETDPEKMVFPADKAAQREDWRKFLKYRTLVQMSEIIDEQAKRTGKGNLAASTANSATLTTNEPNRTPEQMEAEARKRVLKYYDDQFRDLLQTDANDRLAMYANVVANTYDPHTEYFAPRDKDNFDQAMTGRFEGIGASLQEKDGQIKVADIIPGSASYRQGELKAGDIITRVGQGAEVPVSVEGMRLDKAIVLIKGKKGTEVRLTVKKSDGSTKIIPIIRDVVIIEDTYAQSATINENGKKYGYIKLPSFYADFNDNGGRSSAGDVKKELEKLQKENIQGLVLDLRFNGGGSLTDAVEMAGLFIDSGPVVQVRSRQGAATVLNDRDPRVQYTGPLVVLVNKFSASASEILAAAIQDYKRGIVMGSTSTYGKGTVQRIFDLDDALPAEFNSIKPFGSLKLTTQKFYRINGGSTQFKGVMSDIVLPDPYSYLDQGEKESEYPLKWDEIAPARYKTWADAPNVAKLTAASQKRVATDPRFKLMSEMVQRMVQRKNDTSVSLKLTTYKAEQDKAKIESDKFEAAQKAAATINISALATDIQAQGSDTIKVNRAVRFVKPLRKDMTLREAVLVIQDEA, encoded by the coding sequence ATGTCTTCCCCACGACTCAAAATAGGCCTGTACGCCTCGTTGGTGATGGCCATCTTTGTGCTGGCTTCTTATAAGCTGTACCAGCGCAACGATGCTACTGCGCCCCAAAAAGACGATGTGCTGATCAAAGTAATGCTAAGCGGGCTCAATATCGCGCATTACCAGCCCGAAAAGATAGACGATACTTTCTCGAAGCGCGTGTTTGATCTGTATCTCAAGCGTATTGACGTCAACAAGAAGTTTCTGTTGAAGTCAGATGTGGCGCAGCTCAGCAAGTATCAATCAGACATCGACGACCAGGTGAAACGTGGGTCGCACGAGTTTCTGGATATGAGCACGCAGTTGATGGATCAGCGGGTGAAGGATATTCAGGCCCTGTACCGCGACATCCTGACCAAGCCATTTGACTTTACTGTGGAGGAAAAGATGGAAACCGATCCGGAAAAGATGGTTTTTCCGGCTGATAAGGCCGCCCAGCGTGAGGACTGGCGCAAGTTTCTGAAATACCGCACTCTGGTGCAGATGTCGGAGATAATAGATGAGCAAGCCAAGCGCACTGGCAAAGGCAACTTAGCTGCTTCTACTGCCAACAGTGCTACCCTCACAACCAACGAGCCCAACCGCACGCCTGAGCAAATGGAGGCCGAAGCTCGCAAACGTGTGCTGAAGTACTACGACGACCAGTTCCGCGACCTGCTGCAAACTGATGCTAACGACCGCCTGGCGATGTATGCCAACGTGGTAGCTAATACCTACGACCCCCACACCGAATACTTCGCTCCCCGCGACAAAGACAACTTCGATCAGGCCATGACAGGTCGTTTTGAAGGCATTGGTGCCTCTTTACAAGAGAAAGACGGCCAGATTAAAGTGGCTGATATCATTCCGGGTAGTGCTTCCTATCGTCAGGGCGAGCTGAAAGCCGGCGATATCATTACACGGGTAGGCCAGGGCGCTGAAGTGCCAGTGTCTGTAGAAGGCATGCGCCTGGATAAGGCTATTGTGCTCATCAAAGGCAAGAAAGGCACGGAGGTACGCCTCACGGTGAAGAAATCTGATGGTAGCACGAAGATTATCCCGATTATCCGCGACGTGGTTATCATTGAAGACACCTACGCCCAATCGGCTACCATCAACGAAAATGGGAAGAAGTACGGCTACATCAAGCTGCCTTCTTTCTATGCCGATTTCAACGACAACGGTGGCCGCAGCTCAGCTGGTGATGTAAAGAAAGAGCTGGAGAAATTACAGAAAGAAAATATCCAGGGCTTAGTACTTGACTTGCGCTTCAACGGCGGTGGCTCACTAACTGATGCTGTAGAAATGGCTGGTCTGTTTATCGATAGCGGTCCGGTAGTGCAGGTGCGTAGCCGCCAGGGTGCTGCTACCGTCCTCAACGACCGTGACCCTCGCGTGCAGTACACGGGCCCACTAGTGGTACTAGTGAACAAGTTCAGCGCTTCGGCCTCCGAAATTCTAGCCGCGGCCATCCAAGACTACAAGCGGGGCATTGTGATGGGCTCGACTAGCACGTATGGCAAAGGCACTGTACAGCGCATCTTCGATCTGGACGATGCCCTACCCGCTGAGTTCAATAGCATTAAGCCTTTCGGTTCGCTGAAGCTGACAACGCAGAAGTTCTACCGCATCAACGGTGGCTCTACGCAGTTCAAAGGGGTGATGTCGGACATTGTGCTGCCTGACCCGTATAGCTACCTCGACCAAGGCGAGAAAGAATCGGAGTACCCTTTGAAATGGGACGAAATTGCGCCTGCTCGCTACAAAACCTGGGCCGATGCGCCAAACGTAGCCAAGCTAACCGCGGCCAGCCAGAAACGCGTAGCTACCGACCCGCGATTCAAGCTGATGAGCGAGATGGTGCAGCGTATGGTACAGCGCAAGAACGACACCAGCGTGTCGCTGAAGCTGACGACGTACAAAGCCGAGCAGGACAAGGCCAAAATTGAATCGGATAAGTTTGAAGCTGCGCAGAAAGCGGCGGCTACCATCAATATCAGTGCGTTGGCTACCGACATTCAAGCTCAGGGTAGCGATACGATAAAGGTGAATCGTGCCGTTCGTTTTGTGAAGCCATTGCGTAAGGACATGACCTTGCGTGAGGCCGTACTAGTTATCCAGGACGAAGCCTAA
- a CDS encoding proline dehydrogenase family protein encodes MPAPATQAPPVSFEDTAVAFAAKSDADLRKTYALFAAMNSPATVKAGGSLMKTALRWHIPGVKFLVKHSIFSQFCGGETIEECKPVIEELGRYNIGTILDYSVEGEGNDRSFDRTRDELLATIELAHRSKHIPFSVFKVTGVADSAVLEKKQAGKPLTPAEQASYERAHARIDAICGLAHRHGVRVFIDAEESWFQDTIDALTYEMMAKYNRESAIVWNTYQLYRHDRLEALQQAHDTAKAEGYYLGGKLVRGAYMEKESRIAAQRGYTNPINTTKAATDQLYDDALRYCVDHLDRISLCAGTHNEASSLLLTKLMQARRIAPADPRVWFAQLYGMSDNLTYNLAHAGYNTAKYVPYGPVAAVMPYLLRRADENTAIAGQSSREFLLIQKEIARRRMSV; translated from the coding sequence ATGCCTGCTCCTGCTACCCAAGCTCCGCCCGTCTCATTTGAGGATACTGCTGTTGCCTTCGCCGCCAAGTCGGACGCGGACCTGCGCAAAACCTACGCCCTGTTTGCGGCCATGAACAGCCCAGCCACTGTGAAGGCAGGCGGCTCCCTTATGAAAACCGCCTTACGGTGGCACATTCCTGGCGTCAAATTCTTGGTAAAGCACAGTATTTTTTCGCAGTTCTGCGGGGGCGAAACTATTGAGGAATGCAAACCGGTGATTGAGGAGCTGGGCCGCTATAACATTGGCACTATTCTCGACTATTCTGTGGAAGGCGAGGGCAATGACCGGAGTTTCGACCGCACCCGCGACGAGCTACTGGCAACTATAGAGCTGGCCCATCGCTCTAAGCACATTCCGTTTTCAGTTTTTAAAGTAACGGGAGTAGCCGACAGTGCCGTGCTCGAAAAGAAGCAGGCTGGCAAGCCCCTCACGCCTGCCGAGCAAGCTAGTTACGAGCGCGCCCACGCCCGCATCGATGCCATTTGCGGCTTGGCGCATCGCCACGGAGTACGAGTATTTATTGATGCAGAGGAAAGCTGGTTTCAAGACACCATCGACGCGCTAACGTATGAGATGATGGCCAAATACAACCGTGAGTCGGCTATTGTCTGGAATACTTACCAACTCTACCGCCACGACCGACTGGAAGCCCTGCAACAGGCGCACGACACCGCCAAGGCCGAAGGTTACTACCTCGGCGGCAAGCTGGTGCGTGGTGCCTATATGGAAAAGGAGAGCCGTATTGCCGCCCAGCGCGGCTACACCAACCCCATCAACACTACCAAAGCCGCTACCGACCAGCTCTACGACGATGCCCTGCGCTACTGCGTTGACCACCTGGACCGTATCAGCCTGTGTGCGGGTACCCACAATGAAGCTAGCTCCCTCCTACTCACAAAGCTGATGCAAGCCCGCCGAATTGCACCTGCCGACCCCCGCGTATGGTTTGCCCAGCTATACGGTATGAGCGACAACCTTACCTACAATCTAGCGCACGCGGGCTACAATACGGCCAAGTACGTGCCCTATGGCCCAGTAGCCGCTGTGATGCCCTACCTCCTGCGCCGCGCCGACGAAAACACGGCTATTGCCGGGCAGAGCAGCCGCGAGTTTTTATTGATTCAGAAGGAGATAGCACGGCGGCGGATGTCGGTTTGA
- the aroB gene encoding 3-dehydroquinate synthase, with protein MVAPLFIGSESLAELAALLARPAVGQVIVVTDDNTQRLCYPLLRPYLPAKHSVVVLPAGEEFKTLSSCELVWNELTTERADRFAVVVNLGGGVITDLGGFSAALYKRGIRFMQVPTTLLAQVDASVGGKTGVDYQGFKNHIGVFQEPAGVFIDPQFLQTLDPRQLKSGYAEIVKHWLIADADAFATGRHIGLFVEDWTPIIRASVKTKEAIVAQDPLESGLRKILNFGHTVGHALESYLLTQPSREILHGEAVAAGMICESWLSVQKGLLSPEELDKIETFLFSIYEKVPFVSLETEAIADFARQDKKNAGTTINCTLLEAIGRAVYDQPITVQDVADSLRYYQKI; from the coding sequence GTGGTAGCTCCTCTTTTCATCGGCTCCGAATCGTTGGCTGAACTGGCTGCTTTGCTGGCACGCCCTGCCGTAGGGCAGGTAATAGTAGTAACAGACGACAACACGCAACGCCTGTGTTACCCCTTACTACGGCCCTACCTGCCCGCCAAGCACAGCGTAGTGGTACTACCGGCAGGAGAGGAGTTTAAGACACTTAGTAGTTGCGAGTTGGTGTGGAACGAACTTACGACGGAGCGCGCCGACCGGTTTGCTGTGGTCGTGAACCTGGGTGGCGGGGTAATCACGGACCTAGGTGGCTTCAGCGCAGCCCTATATAAACGGGGCATCCGGTTTATGCAAGTGCCCACTACCTTGCTGGCACAGGTAGATGCCAGCGTGGGTGGCAAAACCGGTGTGGACTACCAAGGCTTCAAAAATCACATTGGCGTGTTCCAGGAGCCGGCGGGCGTGTTCATCGACCCACAATTTTTACAAACGTTGGACCCGCGGCAGCTCAAATCGGGATACGCAGAGATTGTGAAGCACTGGCTGATTGCCGATGCCGACGCCTTTGCCACTGGCCGCCACATAGGTCTATTTGTGGAAGACTGGACGCCAATAATTCGGGCATCAGTAAAAACTAAAGAGGCAATTGTAGCGCAAGACCCATTGGAAAGTGGCTTGCGCAAAATTCTGAATTTCGGCCACACGGTGGGTCACGCACTGGAAAGCTACCTGCTCACGCAGCCCAGCCGCGAGATTCTGCACGGCGAGGCCGTGGCCGCGGGCATGATCTGCGAAAGCTGGCTATCGGTGCAGAAAGGTCTGCTGAGCCCCGAAGAGCTGGACAAGATTGAAACGTTCTTGTTCTCAATTTATGAGAAGGTGCCGTTCGTATCGCTGGAAACGGAAGCCATTGCCGATTTTGCCCGGCAGGATAAGAAAAACGCCGGTACTACCATCAACTGCACGCTGCTAGAGGCCATTGGCCGCGCCGTATACGATCAGCCTATTACGGTGCAGGATGTAGCCGATTCGCTGCGTTACTACCAAAAGATATAG